A genomic window from Lycium barbarum isolate Lr01 chromosome 4, ASM1917538v2, whole genome shotgun sequence includes:
- the LOC132638332 gene encoding floral homeotic protein GLOBOSA isoform X2 — translation MGRGKIEIKRIENSSNRQVTYSKRRNGILKKAKEISVLCDARVSVIIFATSGKMHEFSSTSLVDILDQYHKLTGRRLWDAKHENLDNEINKVKKDNDNMQIELRHLKGEDISSLNYRELMILEDALENGATSIRNKQNEFMRMMRKKTQSMEEEQEQLNCQLRQLEIASMNRNMGAIGEVFQQRENEYQNLPFSFRVQPMQPNLQDRF, via the exons atggggAGAGGAAAGATAGAGATAAAGAGAATAGAAAACTCAAGCAACAGGCAAGTAACTTACTCAAAGAGAAGAAATGGGATCTTGAAAAAAGCTAAGGAAATAAGTGTTCTTTGTGATGCTCGTGTTTCTGTTATCATTTTTGCTACTTCTGGCAAGATGCATGAGTTCTCCTCGACTTC GTTGGTTGATATTTTGGATCAATACCACAAGCTTACTGGGAGAAGATTGTGGGATGCTAAGCATGAG AATTTGGACAATGAAATCAACAAAGTCAAGAAAGACAATGACAACATGCAAATAGAACTCAG GCACCTAAAGGGTGAAGACATTTCATCTTTGAACTATAGAGAGCTCATGATATTGGAAGATGCACTTGAAAATGGAGCCACTAGTATCCGTAACAAACAG AATGAGTTTATGAGGATGATGAGGAAAAAG ACTCAAAGTATGGAGGAGGAGCAAGAACAACTTAATTGCCAATTG CGTCAGCTGGAGATAGCAAGCATGAATAGGAATATGGGAGCAATAGGGGAAGTATTTCAGCAGAGAGAAAATGAATACCAAAATCTGCCTTTTTCCTTTCGAGTGCAACCAATGCAGCCTAATTTGCAGGACAGGTTTTAA
- the LOC132638332 gene encoding floral homeotic protein GLOBOSA isoform X1 gives MGRGKIEIKRIENSSNRQVTYSKRRNGILKKAKEISVLCDARVSVIIFATSGKMHEFSSTSRLVDILDQYHKLTGRRLWDAKHENLDNEINKVKKDNDNMQIELRHLKGEDISSLNYRELMILEDALENGATSIRNKQNEFMRMMRKKTQSMEEEQEQLNCQLRQLEIASMNRNMGAIGEVFQQRENEYQNLPFSFRVQPMQPNLQDRF, from the exons atggggAGAGGAAAGATAGAGATAAAGAGAATAGAAAACTCAAGCAACAGGCAAGTAACTTACTCAAAGAGAAGAAATGGGATCTTGAAAAAAGCTAAGGAAATAAGTGTTCTTTGTGATGCTCGTGTTTCTGTTATCATTTTTGCTACTTCTGGCAAGATGCATGAGTTCTCCTCGACTTC AAGGTTGGTTGATATTTTGGATCAATACCACAAGCTTACTGGGAGAAGATTGTGGGATGCTAAGCATGAG AATTTGGACAATGAAATCAACAAAGTCAAGAAAGACAATGACAACATGCAAATAGAACTCAG GCACCTAAAGGGTGAAGACATTTCATCTTTGAACTATAGAGAGCTCATGATATTGGAAGATGCACTTGAAAATGGAGCCACTAGTATCCGTAACAAACAG AATGAGTTTATGAGGATGATGAGGAAAAAG ACTCAAAGTATGGAGGAGGAGCAAGAACAACTTAATTGCCAATTG CGTCAGCTGGAGATAGCAAGCATGAATAGGAATATGGGAGCAATAGGGGAAGTATTTCAGCAGAGAGAAAATGAATACCAAAATCTGCCTTTTTCCTTTCGAGTGCAACCAATGCAGCCTAATTTGCAGGACAGGTTTTAA